A single genomic interval of Cellvibrio sp. PSBB023 harbors:
- a CDS encoding DUF4824 family protein: MSSITTHNTAAHRRTGTLLWLAVGCILLVNAFILGKVYVNRSAVTAELSLSERELQLPYNYGLAKEDSSVRLSLRWSTPSTEPIGVDMDNWRWQYNHQLQLSAAHFASFQFPDCTRKTSLRQKRRAWVLVEFNGQSYADYVAQVEQYHQLVMGLVPAANTDLEEDALARKRKEATEFLASATGSSSRLYVIDAAAERELLIAAQHERATTTKGQLLIVPAELRAGYYRCDKAEKRTTEVVIDKLAVDSFYIPKQAAQGFSPVGATKFNAEIRYGRLYEPWVNRLQHCTTGCE, encoded by the coding sequence ATGAGCAGCATCACCACACATAACACGGCCGCTCATCGCCGCACCGGAACACTGCTGTGGTTGGCGGTTGGCTGCATTTTGCTAGTCAACGCGTTTATTCTGGGCAAGGTGTATGTGAACCGTTCGGCGGTGACGGCGGAGTTATCGCTGAGCGAACGGGAATTGCAACTGCCCTATAACTACGGCCTCGCCAAAGAGGATTCCAGCGTGCGCCTGAGCCTGCGTTGGAGTACCCCCAGTACTGAGCCAATTGGCGTGGATATGGATAACTGGCGTTGGCAGTACAACCACCAATTGCAATTAAGCGCCGCTCATTTTGCCAGCTTTCAATTTCCGGATTGCACACGTAAAACATCCTTGCGGCAAAAACGCCGTGCCTGGGTATTGGTGGAATTTAATGGGCAGAGTTATGCAGATTATGTGGCGCAGGTGGAGCAGTATCATCAGTTGGTAATGGGGCTGGTACCGGCAGCCAATACCGATCTGGAGGAGGATGCGCTGGCGCGGAAACGCAAAGAAGCCACTGAATTCTTAGCCTCGGCGACGGGATCCAGCTCGCGCCTTTATGTGATAGATGCCGCTGCCGAGCGCGAATTATTGATAGCGGCACAACACGAGCGAGCCACTACCACAAAGGGCCAACTGCTGATTGTGCCGGCGGAATTGCGCGCGGGTTACTATCGCTGCGATAAGGCAGAAAAACGCACCACAGAGGTGGTTATCGACAAGCTTGCCGTGGACTCCTTCTATATACCCAAACAGGCCGCGCAAGGTTTTTCGCCCGTGGGTGCTACAAAATTCAATGCGGAGATTCGCTACGGCCGGTTATATGAGCCCTGGGTCAATCGCCTTCAGCATTGCACCACGGGTTGCGAGTAA
- a CDS encoding helix-turn-helix domain-containing protein, which yields MQLKKQFGKRVQQLRQARKITQEELAEKVGVSIESISNIERGIHGPSFDNLEKIIIALQVPAKSLFEFE from the coding sequence GTGCAACTCAAAAAACAATTCGGCAAACGTGTGCAGCAACTGCGCCAGGCCAGGAAAATTACCCAGGAGGAATTGGCCGAAAAGGTGGGCGTGAGCATTGAATCCATCAGCAATATTGAACGCGGCATTCACGGCCCGAGTTTTGATAACCTGGAAAAAATTATTATCGCCCTGCAAGTTCCCGCGAAAAGTTTGTTTGAGTTTGAGTAG
- a CDS encoding TonB-dependent receptor — translation MYCFVRPASLLLTCGALLPSLGFADNAVEEVIVSASRTERPLSTIPNTVTVINAAELQQQLSIQDDLSTVLGNLIPGFSPSRQKMTNAGETLRGRKPLYMIDGVPQSNPLRDGGREGNTIDPVMVERVEVLHGANAIHGLGAAGGVINLITKKPAAKLEQSVRFSTGFQTEDVGESADFGMSYSLSNRVDNADVIASISLRDMGVAYDGKGQLVGADNTQGDTMDSQSVNGFVKTGYDWDDQRIELMVNRYEIENKNNWVSVAGNAAAGIPSSAVKGEIVGEGASNKVTAISLNYTNDDFFGQKLRIQGFRQDFAATYGAEAVPLATFQDPAYGPDLIDQSQNNSEKNGIKLTLVKNDIANLPVNLVYGVDLLQDKTWQELIQTGRAWVPPSEYENVAPYLQAEFTGIDKLTLTSGVRYEKSKLTVNDFTTLVSYKGGQFVEGGSPDFTETLYNYGGTYQITSAWRVFANYAEAFSMPDVGRVLRGIDEPNQSVESFLDLKPVLTESADFGVEFKTGDISAQLSYYTSDSNFGERLQLNADGIYTVQREKTAIDGLEFSASWAVTDVDLFGLRYAEATGRYDSNKDGRVDADLGGTNISPDRVNLSWDRTWSSRIDTRLQANYLFDREVRNSSGVVTNRFNGYTTLDLSANIAAFDGNISLAVQNLTDEYYFTYYSQSSPNNIRNFTGVGRSINLGYQRKF, via the coding sequence ATGTACTGTTTTGTTCGTCCTGCCAGTCTATTGTTGACCTGTGGTGCTCTATTGCCGAGCCTTGGTTTTGCCGATAACGCCGTTGAAGAAGTGATTGTGAGCGCCAGCCGTACCGAGCGCCCACTGAGCACTATTCCCAATACCGTCACCGTCATCAATGCCGCTGAGCTCCAACAACAACTGTCGATTCAGGATGACCTGTCCACCGTGCTGGGTAATCTGATTCCCGGTTTTTCCCCCAGTCGCCAGAAGATGACCAACGCTGGCGAAACCCTGCGCGGGCGCAAGCCGCTGTACATGATTGACGGTGTGCCCCAGTCCAACCCCCTGCGCGATGGTGGCCGCGAAGGCAATACCATCGACCCGGTGATGGTAGAGCGAGTAGAGGTATTGCACGGCGCCAATGCGATTCACGGTTTAGGCGCTGCGGGCGGGGTGATTAACCTGATCACCAAAAAACCGGCGGCCAAACTTGAGCAAAGCGTGCGGTTCAGCACTGGCTTCCAAACCGAAGATGTGGGCGAAAGCGCGGATTTTGGTATGAGCTACAGCCTGTCCAACCGCGTGGACAATGCGGATGTAATTGCCAGCATTAGCCTGCGCGATATGGGTGTGGCCTACGATGGCAAGGGCCAGTTGGTGGGTGCGGACAATACCCAGGGCGATACCATGGATTCGCAATCGGTGAACGGCTTTGTGAAAACCGGTTACGACTGGGACGACCAGCGCATTGAGTTGATGGTGAATCGCTACGAGATTGAAAACAAAAATAATTGGGTATCTGTGGCAGGCAATGCCGCGGCAGGTATTCCCAGCAGTGCCGTTAAAGGGGAGATTGTTGGAGAAGGCGCCAGCAACAAGGTGACGGCTATTAGCCTGAATTACACCAACGATGACTTCTTTGGCCAGAAGCTGCGCATACAGGGCTTCCGTCAGGATTTTGCCGCCACCTACGGTGCGGAAGCAGTGCCTCTGGCAACCTTCCAGGATCCAGCTTACGGCCCCGACCTGATTGACCAATCGCAAAACAATTCAGAAAAAAACGGCATCAAACTGACTCTGGTAAAGAACGATATCGCCAATTTGCCCGTGAACCTGGTTTACGGTGTCGACCTGTTGCAAGACAAAACCTGGCAGGAATTGATTCAAACCGGGCGCGCCTGGGTGCCGCCCAGCGAATATGAAAATGTCGCCCCCTATCTACAGGCGGAATTTACCGGTATCGATAAGCTCACGCTGACCAGCGGTGTGCGCTACGAGAAATCCAAACTGACGGTGAATGACTTCACCACACTGGTATCCTATAAGGGCGGCCAATTTGTGGAAGGCGGTTCGCCGGATTTTACCGAAACACTCTATAACTACGGCGGCACTTATCAGATCACCAGCGCCTGGCGGGTGTTTGCCAACTACGCTGAAGCCTTCTCCATGCCCGATGTAGGCCGCGTATTGCGCGGCATCGATGAGCCTAATCAAAGCGTGGAGAGTTTTCTGGATTTAAAACCCGTACTGACCGAAAGTGCGGACTTCGGAGTGGAATTTAAAACCGGCGACATCAGCGCGCAACTCAGTTACTACACCTCGGATTCCAATTTTGGTGAGCGGCTGCAACTCAATGCCGACGGGATTTACACCGTTCAGCGCGAGAAAACCGCGATCGACGGGTTGGAATTCAGCGCCTCCTGGGCCGTGACAGATGTAGACCTGTTCGGCCTGCGCTATGCGGAAGCCACCGGTCGCTATGACTCCAACAAAGATGGCCGTGTGGATGCGGATCTGGGCGGTACCAATATTTCGCCGGATCGCGTCAACCTGAGCTGGGATCGCACCTGGTCCAGCCGCATCGATACCCGTTTGCAGGCGAATTATTTGTTTGATCGCGAGGTGAGAAACAGCAGCGGCGTAGTCACTAACCGGTTTAACGGCTACACCACCCTGGATCTGAGCGCGAACATTGCCGCCTTTGATGGCAACATCAGCCTCGCCGTACAAAACCTCACCGACGAGTATTATTTCACCTATTACTCGCAAAGCAGCCCCAACAATATCCGCAACTTCACCGGTGTGGGCCGCAGCATTAACCTGGGGTACCAGCGTAAGTTTTAA
- a CDS encoding PAS domain S-box protein gives MSDSLQNLEAVRARDSGQMTLTGPVSLVQGGTGVIARLPIFLHEAGESHFWGFANVTIRLSRLLKTANIQQLNSQDIAYKLWRINPIDHTPETIAVHAPAYLRNTVDKSFDVPNGTWVLTMAPVGGWVNGWRLASEIFLALVISGLLGYQTYLVLKLQRRKINLQSAVQEQTREVMEARAQLQATLDAIPDLLFEVSADGVIHNFHTHRPELLLLDPEDFLGKQVDGLMPKEVTAIIHDAMREASEKGFSNGKYYGLDLPGGRREFELSTACKAVSPEVQKHFVMISRDITERRQAEEELRVAATAFEAREGMMITDPAGVILRVNKAFTEITGYSANEVIGNNPRLLNSGHHEPEFYADMWRIITTDGSWKGEIWNRRRSGEIYPEWLTITAVKNSRGKPPTMCPH, from the coding sequence CTGAGCGATAGCCTCCAAAACCTGGAGGCCGTTCGTGCGCGGGATTCGGGTCAGATGACCCTGACGGGACCAGTGAGCCTGGTACAAGGCGGCACAGGGGTGATCGCGCGCCTGCCCATCTTCCTTCATGAGGCAGGGGAATCGCACTTTTGGGGCTTTGCCAATGTCACGATTCGCCTGAGTCGCCTGTTGAAAACCGCCAATATCCAACAGCTCAATTCCCAGGACATCGCCTACAAGCTATGGCGTATCAACCCGATTGACCACACCCCGGAGACCATTGCGGTGCACGCACCGGCCTATTTGCGCAATACGGTGGATAAGTCCTTTGATGTACCTAATGGCACCTGGGTATTGACTATGGCGCCGGTGGGCGGCTGGGTGAATGGCTGGCGTTTGGCGAGCGAGATTTTTCTCGCCTTAGTGATCAGTGGGCTGCTCGGCTACCAGACCTATCTGGTGCTGAAGTTGCAGCGCCGCAAAATTAATTTGCAATCGGCCGTACAGGAACAAACCCGCGAAGTGATGGAGGCGCGTGCGCAACTGCAAGCAACGCTGGATGCGATTCCCGACCTATTGTTTGAAGTCAGCGCCGATGGGGTCATCCATAATTTCCATACCCATCGCCCTGAGCTATTGCTACTCGACCCCGAGGATTTTCTTGGCAAACAGGTAGATGGCCTGATGCCGAAAGAGGTTACCGCAATCATCCATGACGCGATGCGGGAAGCGAGCGAAAAAGGGTTTTCCAACGGTAAATATTATGGTCTGGATCTACCCGGCGGGCGCCGCGAGTTTGAATTGTCCACCGCCTGTAAAGCCGTATCGCCCGAGGTGCAAAAACATTTTGTGATGATCAGCCGCGATATTACCGAGCGTCGCCAGGCTGAAGAAGAATTGCGTGTGGCAGCCACTGCTTTTGAAGCGCGCGAGGGCATGATGATTACCGACCCCGCCGGCGTCATTTTGCGGGTGAACAAAGCCTTTACTGAAATTACCGGTTACAGCGCCAATGAAGTTATTGGCAACAACCCCCGGCTGCTGAATTCCGGGCATCATGAGCCCGAGTTTTACGCCGATATGTGGCGCATCATTACTACGGATGGCAGTTGGAAGGGGGAGATCTGGAACCGGCGGCGCAGCGGTGAAATTTATCCGGAATGGCTCACCATCACCGCGGTGAAAAATAGTCGGGGGAAACCACCCACTATGTGTCCACACTGA
- a CDS encoding bifunctional diguanylate cyclase/phosphodiesterase — MSTLTDITERKENEARINNLAFFDPLTQLPNRRLLQDRLEHAIAASTRKQTLGALLFIDLDDFKTLNDNRGHHIGDLLLVAVANRLRMAVRAQDTVARLGGDEFLVVLEDLTPNHDQAAAIAQQIAETILESLNEAYNLEGQDYFSTPSIGISLFGDRLVHIDELLKQADQAMYHAKAEGRNTCRFFDPEMQAHTAQRFALQHEIREALIQHQFQLFYQPQVDYTGAVIGAEALIRWFHPQRGMVSPLEFIPIAEESGLILQLGNWIVEEACHQLVRWSQHPVTRELVISINVSARQFQQAQFVMQLLTALQRTGANPHCLKLELTESMLVQNPQDIIAKMDELKNHGIKFSLDDFGTGYSSLAYLKRLPINELKIDKSFVNDVLVDSNDAAIARMIIRLAQSMELRVIAEGVETKAQRDWLEAQGCLHYQGYYFGKPVAAAEFGNSP; from the coding sequence GTGTCCACACTGACCGACATCACCGAGCGCAAAGAAAATGAAGCGCGGATCAACAACCTCGCGTTTTTTGATCCGCTCACCCAATTGCCCAATCGCCGTCTGCTGCAAGACCGCCTCGAACATGCCATTGCTGCCAGCACCCGCAAACAGACGCTGGGAGCACTGTTATTTATTGATTTGGATGATTTCAAAACCCTCAACGATAACCGCGGCCACCACATTGGCGATTTACTGTTGGTCGCCGTTGCCAATCGCCTGCGCATGGCGGTGCGTGCGCAAGACACGGTTGCACGGCTGGGAGGCGATGAGTTCCTGGTGGTACTGGAAGATCTTACGCCCAACCACGATCAGGCCGCCGCGATTGCACAACAAATTGCCGAGACCATCCTGGAGAGCTTGAATGAAGCCTATAACCTGGAAGGGCAGGATTATTTCAGCACCCCCAGCATAGGTATTTCACTGTTTGGTGATCGCCTGGTACACATTGACGAGCTGTTAAAACAAGCGGATCAGGCCATGTACCACGCCAAAGCCGAAGGCCGGAATACCTGCCGCTTCTTCGACCCGGAAATGCAGGCGCACACCGCCCAGCGCTTTGCCTTGCAGCATGAAATCCGCGAAGCCCTGATACAGCATCAATTCCAACTCTTTTACCAGCCGCAGGTGGATTACACCGGCGCGGTGATTGGCGCCGAAGCCCTGATCCGCTGGTTCCACCCGCAGCGTGGCATGGTATCGCCGCTGGAATTTATCCCTATCGCCGAAGAGTCAGGGTTAATTCTGCAACTGGGTAACTGGATTGTGGAAGAAGCCTGCCACCAACTGGTGCGCTGGAGTCAACACCCGGTAACGCGGGAGCTGGTAATTTCCATCAATGTCAGCGCGCGCCAGTTCCAACAGGCACAGTTTGTGATGCAATTATTGACAGCGCTGCAACGCACCGGCGCCAATCCACACTGCCTCAAACTCGAACTCACCGAGAGTATGCTGGTGCAGAATCCGCAGGACATCATCGCCAAAATGGACGAGCTGAAAAATCACGGCATTAAATTTTCGCTCGATGATTTTGGCACTGGCTACTCATCGCTCGCCTATTTGAAACGCCTGCCTATCAATGAATTGAAAATTGATAAGTCCTTTGTCAACGATGTGCTGGTCGATAGCAACGACGCAGCCATCGCACGCATGATCATCCGCCTCGCCCAGAGCATGGAATTGCGAGTAATCGCCGAAGGGGTGGAGACCAAAGCCCAGCGCGACTGGCTGGAAGCCCAGGGGTGTTTGCACTATCAAGGTTATTACTTTGGTAAACCTGTGGCCGCAGCCGAGTTTGGTAATTCCCCTTAA
- a CDS encoding GMC oxidoreductase — MSTQHFDAIVVGSGISGGWAAKELTEKGLKVLLLERGRNIEHIKDYVNATKEPWDYEHRGRPTQEMKDKHPVLQRDFVLNEETQGMWANEQENPYVEKKRFDWYRGYHVGGRSLLWGRQSYRLSQRDFEANLREGVAVDWPIRYEDMAPWYDYVERYAGIAGTREGLDHLPDGQFLPPVELNIVEKDVAARLKKAYGGKRLMINSRTANITQPKPEQGRVNCQYRNKCWLGCPFGAYFSTQSSTLPAAMKTGNLTLRPFSIVSQVLYDKDKKRARGVEVIDAETNQTYEFTANVIFLNASSFNSTWILMNSATDIWPGGLGSSSGELGHNVMDHHFRVGAGGVVEGFDDKYYYGRRPAGFYIPRFRNLGDEKRNYLRGFGYQGAASREGWDRNIAELGIGANLKNALAEPGAWTIGMTAFGEILPHHDNRIYLDRTVKDKWGLPVLAMDVEIRDNELAMRKDMLQDAVDMLEAAGVKNVRGSDWGYAPGMGIHEMGTARMGRDPKTSVLNGFNQVWDAPNVFVTDGAAMTSASCVNPSLTYMALTARAADYAVKELKKGNLK, encoded by the coding sequence ATGTCTACACAACACTTCGATGCCATTGTGGTTGGTTCCGGCATCAGTGGCGGCTGGGCCGCTAAAGAACTCACCGAAAAAGGGTTGAAAGTCCTGCTGCTTGAGCGCGGACGCAATATTGAACACATCAAAGATTATGTGAATGCCACCAAAGAACCCTGGGACTACGAACATCGCGGTCGCCCCACCCAGGAAATGAAAGACAAACACCCGGTACTGCAGCGCGACTTTGTGCTTAACGAAGAAACCCAGGGCATGTGGGCCAACGAGCAGGAAAACCCCTATGTGGAGAAAAAGCGCTTTGACTGGTACCGCGGCTACCACGTGGGTGGACGCTCGCTGCTGTGGGGTCGCCAGAGCTACCGTTTAAGCCAGCGGGATTTTGAAGCCAACCTGCGTGAAGGCGTAGCCGTTGACTGGCCAATTCGTTACGAAGATATGGCGCCCTGGTACGATTACGTAGAGCGCTATGCCGGTATTGCTGGCACCCGCGAAGGTCTGGATCACTTGCCTGACGGTCAGTTTTTACCGCCTGTTGAACTGAACATCGTTGAGAAAGACGTCGCCGCCAGACTCAAAAAAGCCTATGGCGGCAAGCGCCTGATGATCAACAGCCGCACCGCCAACATCACCCAGCCCAAGCCTGAGCAAGGGCGCGTTAACTGCCAATATCGCAACAAGTGCTGGCTCGGTTGCCCCTTCGGCGCCTACTTCAGCACCCAGTCATCCACCCTGCCAGCGGCGATGAAAACCGGCAACCTCACCTTGCGCCCCTTTTCCATCGTCAGTCAGGTGCTTTACGACAAAGACAAAAAACGCGCGCGCGGTGTAGAAGTGATCGACGCCGAAACCAACCAAACCTACGAATTCACGGCCAATGTGATTTTCCTCAACGCCTCCAGCTTTAACTCCACCTGGATACTGATGAACTCTGCCACCGACATCTGGCCCGGCGGTTTGGGCAGCAGCAGTGGCGAGTTGGGCCACAACGTGATGGATCACCACTTCCGCGTGGGCGCAGGTGGCGTGGTGGAAGGCTTCGACGACAAGTACTACTACGGCCGTCGCCCCGCCGGTTTTTACATCCCGCGTTTCCGCAACCTAGGCGACGAAAAGCGCAACTATTTGCGCGGATTTGGCTACCAGGGCGCTGCCAGCCGCGAAGGCTGGGACCGCAATATCGCCGAATTGGGCATAGGTGCCAACCTTAAAAACGCCCTCGCCGAACCGGGTGCCTGGACTATTGGCATGACCGCCTTCGGTGAGATCCTGCCGCACCACGACAACCGCATCTATCTGGATCGCACCGTGAAAGACAAATGGGGCCTGCCGGTACTCGCCATGGATGTAGAAATCCGCGACAACGAACTGGCCATGCGCAAAGACATGCTGCAGGATGCTGTGGACATGCTCGAAGCCGCCGGTGTCAAGAACGTGAGAGGCAGCGACTGGGGCTATGCACCGGGTATGGGCATTCACGAAATGGGTACCGCGCGCATGGGGCGTGACCCCAAAACCTCGGTGCTCAATGGCTTTAATCAGGTGTGGGACGCACCCAACGTGTTTGTCACCGACGGTGCCGCCATGACCTCCGCCTCCTGCGTCAACCCATCACTCACTTACATGGCACTCACTGCCCGCGCCGCAGACTATGCCGTCAAAGAATTGAAAAAGGGGAACCTGAAATGA
- a CDS encoding DUF2157 domain-containing protein: MAHLTKTQAQARADQVRAFRAEQTLLSEQGLLQLPSDTAAIREYHDNLLHELQQAQDVDLSEGARHLSLGMQIVSFLGASALAASLFFLFYQYWGYFATATQVIILIAAPLVSLAVACWVQRLDSSGYYAKLAGLVSFVSWVLNIVMLGSIFNITPSPNAFAVFALYGFLLAYLLQVRLLLAAAIICSFIFIGAQFGTWMGSYWIYVGESPEHFLLPTLFFFALPLWLDQTRLHGFAAIYQLLSVVVFFIAVLILANWSGGSYLPWSPTVIEGCYQMVGFVASALLVIYGLRTGAANLMLAGNVFFALFLYTKFFDWWWDWLPKYLFFLVIGLTAILALMVFNRLRSTQQKAQSTHQAAGGGV, encoded by the coding sequence ATGGCCCACCTCACCAAAACACAAGCACAGGCGCGCGCTGATCAGGTTCGTGCTTTTCGCGCGGAACAAACACTGCTGAGCGAGCAGGGTTTGTTGCAGTTGCCCAGCGACACGGCGGCGATTCGCGAGTATCACGACAACTTGTTGCATGAATTACAGCAGGCGCAGGATGTAGACCTGAGCGAGGGCGCGCGGCATTTGTCGCTGGGCATGCAGATAGTGTCGTTTTTAGGAGCCAGTGCGCTGGCAGCGAGTTTGTTTTTTCTGTTTTATCAATACTGGGGTTATTTTGCGACGGCAACGCAAGTCATTATTTTAATTGCCGCTCCCCTTGTGAGTTTGGCTGTGGCGTGTTGGGTGCAGCGATTGGATAGCTCAGGCTATTATGCCAAGTTGGCGGGGCTGGTGTCGTTTGTGAGCTGGGTGTTAAACATTGTGATGCTCGGCAGTATTTTTAATATTACGCCTTCACCCAATGCCTTTGCTGTGTTTGCACTCTATGGTTTTTTGCTCGCGTATTTATTGCAAGTTCGCCTGTTATTAGCGGCGGCAATTATCTGCAGTTTTATTTTTATCGGCGCGCAGTTCGGTACCTGGATGGGCAGCTATTGGATTTATGTGGGTGAGAGCCCCGAGCATTTTTTATTACCTACACTGTTTTTCTTTGCGCTGCCCTTGTGGCTGGATCAAACCCGCTTACACGGGTTTGCGGCGATTTATCAATTGTTGTCGGTAGTGGTCTTTTTTATCGCGGTATTGATTTTGGCTAATTGGTCGGGCGGTAGTTATTTGCCCTGGTCGCCCACTGTGATTGAAGGCTGTTATCAAATGGTTGGTTTTGTGGCGAGTGCGTTGCTGGTGATCTATGGATTGCGCACTGGTGCGGCGAATTTAATGCTGGCGGGCAATGTGTTTTTTGCGCTGTTTTTGTATACCAAATTTTTTGATTGGTGGTGGGACTGGTTACCCAAGTATCTATTCTTTTTGGTGATCGGGCTGACGGCGATTTTAGCCTTAATGGTATTTAACCGTTTGCGCAGCACACAACAAAAAGCGCAGTCAACACACCAAGCGGCAGGAGGCGGCGTATGA
- a CDS encoding Cof-type HAD-IIB family hydrolase produces the protein MFEPSNTPGTFVFDMDGTLLNEHHELSSLTVQALQALRERGHQLVIATGRHFMDIQAYLKQLGGGIPTITCNGAMIHNAAGELIQRACLPLAVNETLLPLGEALGVHLNIYTDSAWLVNAPCESMLTAHVRSQFFYRQIAMQEMLGTSALKILFYGENAVLLQLKAHILQATPLPIHATFSDEYYLEVMPQHISKGDALKTLAAHLQLPLTHSMAFGDGFNDVEMFNTVTHPVVMENASDKLKQLFSQAQRAQPNHKDGVAQFLFEHVLKVI, from the coding sequence ATGTTTGAACCCTCTAATACACCCGGCACCTTTGTTTTCGATATGGATGGCACCTTGCTCAATGAGCACCATGAATTGTCGTCGCTGACGGTTCAGGCGCTTCAGGCATTGCGCGAGCGCGGTCATCAGTTGGTGATTGCGACCGGGCGGCACTTTATGGATATTCAGGCGTACCTGAAGCAATTGGGTGGTGGTATTCCGACGATCACCTGTAACGGGGCGATGATTCACAATGCTGCTGGAGAGTTGATTCAGCGCGCCTGTTTGCCGCTGGCGGTTAATGAAACCTTGCTGCCATTAGGTGAAGCACTAGGTGTGCACCTGAATATATATACGGATTCGGCGTGGTTGGTGAATGCGCCCTGTGAATCTATGTTAACGGCCCATGTGCGGTCGCAATTTTTTTATCGCCAGATTGCTATGCAGGAAATGCTTGGCACATCGGCATTAAAAATTTTGTTCTATGGCGAGAATGCCGTTCTGCTACAACTGAAAGCGCACATACTGCAAGCTACACCGCTGCCTATCCATGCAACCTTTTCCGATGAGTACTATTTGGAAGTGATGCCGCAACATATTTCCAAGGGGGATGCATTAAAAACCCTGGCAGCACATTTGCAATTGCCTCTCACTCACAGTATGGCTTTTGGTGATGGTTTTAACGATGTGGAAATGTTCAACACAGTGACTCACCCGGTGGTGATGGAAAATGCGAGCGATAAATTGAAACAATTATTTTCGCAGGCTCAGCGCGCGCAACCTAATCATAAGGATGGTGTAGCGCAGTTTTTGTTTGAGCATGTGTTGAAAGTGATTTAA
- a CDS encoding helix-turn-helix domain-containing protein produces MAKPAVTALDRQIGQRLKKLRMQADVSAGALAESIGSTQQQISRYENGENKLSASQLYLLSQCLGVPISWFFLDCESEHPIPLLVKEPASHYLRHVIEEEIHSLQNFWPRLTQSQRTAMLKLLDSFLE; encoded by the coding sequence ATGGCAAAACCTGCCGTCACAGCACTGGATCGCCAAATTGGCCAGCGCCTCAAAAAACTCCGCATGCAAGCGGACGTCAGCGCCGGTGCCCTTGCCGAATCCATCGGCTCCACCCAGCAGCAAATTTCCCGCTATGAAAATGGCGAAAACAAACTCAGCGCCTCCCAGCTTTATTTGCTCTCCCAATGCCTGGGTGTACCCATTTCCTGGTTTTTTCTGGACTGTGAATCGGAGCACCCAATTCCCCTGTTAGTGAAAGAACCCGCCTCGCACTATTTGCGTCACGTCATCGAAGAGGAAATTCACTCCCTGCAAAACTTTTGGCCGCGCCTCACCCAAAGCCAACGCACCGCCATGCTGAAATTGCTGGATTCGTTTTTGGAATAG
- a CDS encoding hydroxypyruvate isomerase family protein — protein sequence MGHSIDRRALLRGAVASALGISSLSALGAELASSPSATPTSALKGNIHHSVARWTFNFLSLDELCLVVKRLGFSAIDLVGPGEWHILKQHGVDSSMCNGAELNLEDGWGDSRFHKPLIERYRQHIDLVADAGYKNLICFSGNKRGKDPEAGLKQATKGLKQILAQAEKRGVILQMELFNSKVDHPDYFADNSAWGIELCKRLDSPNFKLLYDIYHMQISEGDIIRTIQQHHQYFGHYHTAGVPGRNEIDDTQELYYPAIVRAIQATGFTGYVAQEFMPKRATDAEKIESLQAAIRICDV from the coding sequence ATGGGCCATTCCATAGACCGCCGCGCGCTACTGCGCGGCGCTGTAGCCAGTGCACTGGGTATTTCCAGCCTGTCAGCACTGGGCGCAGAGCTCGCTTCATCACCGTCGGCGACACCGACATCTGCCCTGAAAGGCAATATTCACCACTCGGTCGCCCGCTGGACATTTAACTTTTTATCGCTCGATGAACTCTGCCTGGTGGTCAAGCGCCTGGGGTTTTCCGCCATTGATCTGGTGGGACCGGGCGAGTGGCATATCCTCAAGCAACACGGCGTGGATTCCTCCATGTGCAACGGCGCCGAGCTGAATCTGGAGGATGGCTGGGGCGATAGCCGCTTTCACAAACCACTGATCGAACGCTACCGCCAGCACATCGATCTGGTGGCGGACGCGGGCTACAAAAACCTGATTTGCTTTAGCGGTAACAAACGCGGCAAAGACCCGGAAGCGGGCCTGAAACAGGCCACCAAGGGCTTGAAGCAGATTCTCGCCCAGGCGGAAAAACGCGGCGTAATACTGCAAATGGAGCTGTTCAACAGCAAGGTTGATCACCCGGATTACTTTGCCGACAACTCCGCTTGGGGCATAGAACTGTGCAAACGGTTGGACTCGCCCAACTTCAAACTGCTGTATGACATCTACCATATGCAAATCAGTGAAGGCGACATCATCCGCACCATACAACAGCATCATCAATACTTTGGCCACTACCACACCGCCGGTGTGCCGGGGCGCAATGAGATTGATGACACCCAGGAGCTGTATTACCCGGCCATTGTGCGCGCCATCCAGGCCACGGGTTTTACCGGTTATGTCGCGCAGGAATTTATGCCCAAACGCGCCACGGATGCTGAAAAAATTGAATCCTTGCAAGCCGCCATTCGCATTTGCGATGTCTGA